In Natrinema amylolyticum, the following are encoded in one genomic region:
- a CDS encoding type IV pilin codes for MDLKGLKPKLVGSDDERAVSPVIGVILMVAITVILAAVIAAFVLDMGGSIGEEANAGVNIEVDEANNESTLEVTSMGNSDQVKIRGNAVNASNLSDGALTLNQSGDVRTYSHDEGNLFESGTISAVAVINESETETQVASETYDFTSS; via the coding sequence ATGGATTTGAAAGGACTTAAACCAAAGTTGGTCGGATCAGACGATGAACGTGCAGTGTCACCTGTCATAGGTGTCATCCTGATGGTGGCAATTACGGTTATTCTTGCTGCCGTTATCGCTGCTTTCGTACTGGACATGGGCGGAAGTATCGGAGAGGAGGCGAACGCAGGTGTGAACATCGAGGTCGACGAGGCAAACAACGAGTCGACACTTGAAGTCACCTCGATGGGTAATTCGGATCAGGTCAAAATTCGTGGGAATGCAGTAAATGCTAGTAATCTCAGCGATGGTGCGCTGACCCTCAACCAGTCGGGAGATGTCCGGACCTATTCTCATGATGAGGGTAATCTTTTTGAGAGTGGTACTATCTCGGCCGTCGCAGTCATCAACGAGAGCGAGACAGAGACGCAGGTTGCGAGTGAGACCTACGACTTCACCAGTAGCTAA
- a CDS encoding type IV pilin: MLSTSYRQDRGVSPVIGVILIVAITVILAAIIAGFVMDLGNSIGEDEARAGVAVDVHHDPQEIDIRVVTLGNAEYINISGTPYTNHDNSGPLGDRSDMRELTVGDEVTIDQDDLEPAGQEGTVTAVAVNGDTETQVGSEDYNFT, encoded by the coding sequence ATGCTTAGCACATCGTATCGGCAAGATAGGGGTGTCTCGCCCGTGATCGGCGTGATCCTCATCGTTGCGATTACCGTCATCCTCGCGGCCATCATCGCCGGGTTTGTTATGGATCTCGGCAATTCGATCGGCGAGGATGAGGCACGGGCCGGCGTCGCGGTCGACGTCCATCATGATCCCCAAGAGATCGATATCCGCGTCGTGACGCTGGGGAACGCCGAGTACATCAATATCAGTGGCACGCCGTACACCAACCACGATAATAGCGGTCCGCTCGGCGATCGCAGCGATATGCGTGAGTTGACCGTCGGCGACGAGGTGACCATCGATCAGGACGACCTTGAGCCCGCGGGCCAGGAGGGGACCGTCACCGCCGTCGCAGTCAACGGTGACACTGAGACGCAGGTCGGTAGCGAGGACTATAACTTCACATAA
- a CDS encoding RNA-guided pseudouridylation complex pseudouridine synthase subunit Cbf5, which yields MRLRGPPSERSPAELLTFGVVNLDKPPGPSSHQVSGWLRDAVVETLAERGVESTIDRAAHAGTLDPKVTGCLPVMLGDATRLAQVFLEGGKEYVAVLECHAPVPADAESVVAEFEGPIYQKPPRKSAVSRRLRVRELYDLEVLEVEDRRLLLRIRCESGTYVRKLCHDLGLALGTGGHMGHLRRTATDPFDDRTLHSAHDFLDALGFWLEDEDPEPLYDVVDPAERILEGIPSVTIAENAAREVAEGAPVYAPGVLEADDGIDQGALVACYTPNGAAVCLGELAGSVDADSGIVVDLERVLV from the coding sequence ATGCGTCTCCGTGGCCCACCGTCGGAGCGATCGCCCGCCGAGTTGCTCACCTTCGGCGTCGTCAACCTCGACAAGCCGCCCGGCCCGTCGTCCCACCAAGTCAGCGGCTGGCTTCGAGACGCCGTCGTCGAGACACTGGCCGAGCGCGGCGTCGAGTCGACGATCGACCGCGCCGCCCACGCGGGCACGCTCGATCCGAAAGTGACCGGCTGTCTCCCGGTCATGCTCGGCGACGCGACCCGGCTCGCGCAGGTCTTCCTCGAGGGCGGCAAGGAGTACGTCGCCGTCCTCGAGTGTCACGCGCCGGTCCCCGCCGACGCCGAATCGGTCGTCGCCGAGTTCGAAGGGCCGATCTACCAGAAGCCCCCGCGCAAGAGCGCGGTCTCGCGCCGCCTGCGCGTGCGCGAACTCTACGATCTCGAGGTGCTCGAGGTCGAGGACCGACGACTCCTTCTGCGGATTCGCTGCGAGAGCGGGACCTACGTCCGCAAACTGTGTCACGACCTCGGACTGGCGCTCGGCACCGGTGGGCACATGGGTCACCTGCGCCGCACGGCGACGGATCCGTTCGACGACCGCACGCTCCACAGCGCCCACGACTTCCTCGATGCGCTCGGTTTCTGGCTCGAGGACGAGGATCCCGAACCGCTGTACGACGTCGTCGACCCCGCCGAACGGATTCTCGAGGGGATTCCGAGCGTCACCATTGCCGAGAACGCGGCCCGCGAGGTCGCCGAGGGCGCGCCCGTCTACGCCCCGGGCGTGCTCGAGGCCGACGACGGGATCGACCAGGGGGCGCTGGTCGCCTGTTACACGCCCAACGGCGCGGCGGTGTGTCTCGGCGAACTGGCCGGCTCCGTCGATGCCGACAGCGGTATTGTGGTCGATCTCGAGCGCGTGCTGGTCTGA
- the cmk gene encoding (d)CMP kinase has protein sequence MLLTVSGPPGSGKSTTAELLADAFDLDHVSGGDIFRELADERGYTPLEFNKLAEENDEIDRDLDRRLREIAVEGDDLVLESRLAGWLAGEQADFRFWLDAPARVRGERIADREDKEPARATEETKAREASEAQRYQEYYGIDIRDLTIYDLSVNTARWEPDAVLDMLVTAVERYAPEGDEGKALVDLETEF, from the coding sequence ATGTTACTTACCGTCTCCGGCCCGCCGGGAAGCGGGAAGAGCACGACCGCCGAGTTGCTCGCCGACGCCTTCGATCTCGACCACGTCAGCGGCGGAGACATCTTTCGGGAACTGGCCGACGAACGCGGCTACACCCCCCTCGAGTTCAACAAGCTCGCCGAGGAGAACGACGAGATCGATCGCGACCTCGATCGGCGGCTCCGCGAGATCGCCGTCGAGGGAGACGATCTGGTCCTCGAGTCCAGGCTCGCGGGCTGGCTGGCCGGGGAACAGGCGGATTTCCGCTTCTGGTTGGACGCGCCGGCACGGGTTCGGGGTGAGCGCATCGCCGACCGCGAGGACAAAGAGCCCGCGCGTGCGACTGAGGAGACGAAAGCCCGCGAGGCCAGCGAGGCCCAGCGCTACCAGGAGTACTACGGCATCGACATTCGGGATCTCACGATCTACGATCTCTCGGTGAACACGGCCCGCTGGGAACCCGACGCCGTCCTCGACATGCTCGTCACTGCCGTCGAGCGCTACGCACCCGAGGGCGACGAAGGAAAGGCACTCGTCGACCTCGAGACCGAGTTCTAA
- a CDS encoding DUF106 domain-containing protein → MTRTAEKIDALVSEDSSMATALEAIREEADRNGGEVQWADVSDDLTSGQWGRLIEKGVLVDGDQGFEIADREAFDRALDGDGDSGAGADVDIDEDESSWSQWDKLAGVGALLLMPGYWFDSIQNVVGGTVNAVLGPLDAALPFYAVILSVALITGLYSSLLQANLMNTEVMGKYQERMQAVQEEQKELRQEKKDAEERGASEAEIERLENEIERAREEQMEAMADNLGMFKEQFRPMVWIMLLTIPLFLWMYWTIRTGSIGAAEQTVVMPLVGEIEWQEGVIGPMQAWIVWYFLCSMGFSQLLRKSLNIDMSPSSA, encoded by the coding sequence ACGGCGGCGAGGTCCAGTGGGCCGACGTCAGCGACGACCTGACGAGCGGCCAGTGGGGGCGACTGATCGAGAAAGGAGTGTTAGTCGACGGCGACCAGGGGTTCGAGATCGCCGACCGCGAGGCCTTCGACCGGGCTCTCGACGGTGATGGTGACAGCGGCGCCGGTGCCGACGTCGACATCGACGAGGACGAATCGAGCTGGTCGCAGTGGGACAAGCTCGCCGGCGTCGGCGCGCTCCTGTTGATGCCCGGCTACTGGTTCGATTCGATTCAGAACGTCGTCGGGGGGACGGTCAACGCCGTGCTCGGCCCGCTCGATGCGGCGTTGCCGTTCTACGCCGTGATCCTCTCGGTCGCGCTGATCACCGGCCTCTACTCGTCGCTGCTCCAGGCGAACCTGATGAACACGGAGGTCATGGGGAAGTACCAGGAGCGGATGCAGGCCGTCCAGGAGGAGCAAAAGGAGCTCCGGCAGGAGAAGAAAGACGCCGAGGAACGCGGCGCGAGCGAGGCGGAGATCGAACGCCTCGAGAACGAGATCGAACGCGCCCGCGAGGAACAGATGGAGGCCATGGCGGACAACCTCGGGATGTTCAAAGAGCAGTTCCGCCCGATGGTCTGGATCATGCTGTTGACCATCCCGCTGTTCCTCTGGATGTACTGGACGATCCGAACGGGCAGTATCGGCGCTGCAGAGCAGACCGTCGTCATGCCCCTCGTCGGTGAGATCGAGTGGCAGGAAGGGGTGATCGGTCCGATGCAGGCCTGGATTGTCTGGTACTTCCTGTGCTCGATGGGGTTCTCCCAGCTGCTGCGCAAGTCGCTGAACATCGATATGTCGCCCTCGAGCGCCTGA